Genomic window (Deltaproteobacteria bacterium):
CAGGCGAGGGCACGAAATATGACGAATTGGAGCCGGGGACGTACGCGTTCCATCTCAACGTGCCGGTGGAGCAGGAAGGGGCTGCCAGGACGGTCAAGATCCCTGTGGATGCGGTGGTGATGCCGAAAACGGCGAAGGTAGACGAGCTGCCGCTACTGATCGAGGCAAAGTCAGCGGGGGATTTCACGAACGTCAACAAGCGACGCAAGGAAGAAGCTACAAAGGTGAACCAGTTGCGCCGGACCCATGGTCACAACGTACGCTACACGCTGTTCCTATGTGGATATTTTGACAGCGGCTATCTCGGTTACGAGGCCGCGGAAGGCATCGACTGGGTCTGGGAGCACCGTATCGACGATCTGGGGGAGTTTGGGTTGTAGATGATGAAGAAAGCAGTTGCGGAGCTAGAGGAGCGACGGCTGGCCCTGCAGGAAGAGCTGGACGCGAAGAGGGACTCGGCCGTGCGGAACCGGATGGGGCAGTTCGCGACGCCGACCGGCCTGGCGGTGGATATACAGCGCTATGCCAAGGCGCATCTCGGTAAGAACACGAGAGTGCGGTTCATAGACCCGGCGATCGGGACGGGCTCTTTCTATTCGGCGTTGCTGGACGTGTTCCCGCAAACCCGTATCGGTGCTGCTGTGGGGTATGAGATCGACCCGCATTACGGCGGACCGTCGGCGAAGTTATGGGGCGCGACCGGGCTGGATATCCGCCTGGAGGACTTCACACGAGCTGAAGCGCCGGAGGCTGCAACAAAGTTCAACCTGTTGATCTGTAACCCGCCCTATGTGCGGCATCACCATATTGACAACGGCGAGAAACAGCGGCTGAAGCTGCGCACGCAGGACGCCTGCGGGGTGGAGATCAACGGACTGGCCGGGTTGTATTGCTATTTCTTGGGTTTAAGCCATGTGTGGATGGCCGATGGCAGTTTAGCGGGGTGGTTGATTCCGAGCGAGTTCATGGACGTGAATTACGGCGTCTCGGTGAAGCGCTACTTACTTGACAAGGTGACGCTTCTGCACATTCATCGCTTCGATCCGAGCGATGTGCAGTTCGGTGACGCGCTTGTGTCGTCAGCCGTGGTGTGGTTCCGCAACGAACAACCTCGGATAGGGCATGAAGTGCGATTCACCTATGGCGGAACGCTGGAACGGCCGAAGCTGGAACGGTTAGTGCCGGTGGAGACATTGCGCCGTGAACGAAAATGGACGGGCTATCCGGTGAAGGAACGCCCTGAAGTGGCCGCGGGGCCAGTGCTGGGCGATTTCTTCAAGATTAAGCGGGGTCTGGCTACGGGCAACAACAGCTACTTCATCCTGTCGGTGCAGGAGATCGAGCGACGCGTGTTGCCGATGGAAGCATTCAAGCCGATCCTGCCGAGCCCGCGCTTTGTACTGGACGACGAGATCAAGGGCGATCTGAGGGGCAACCCTGTGCTGGAACGGCGCTTGTTTCTGCTCGATCCTCCGTGGACGGAAAACGAGATTAAGGAACGCTATCCGAAGCTGTGGGCCTATCTGGAAGAAGGCAAGGCGGAAGGCATCGCCGATCGCTATCTCTGTCGGCATCGGACGCTGTGGTACACGCAGGAATTCCGACCGCCGGCGCCGTTCGTCTGCACCTATCTCGGCCGAAGCGACAAAAAGAGCGGGAGGCCATTTCGCTTTATTCTGAACAATTCGAAGGCGACCGCCGCGAATGTGTATTTGATGTTGTACCCGAAGGCACCTATCGAGCGCGCCTTGCAGGAGAGGCCGCAGTTAAAACGGAAGGTTTGGGAGTTCCTGAACGAGATTTCCCCGCAGGCGATGCTGGGAGAAGGCCGCGTGTACGGTGGAGGACTGCACAAGCTAGAGCCGAACGAGCTCGGGAACGTCCCGGCGAAGGCGATCGCCGAGTTGTTGCCCGGATCGGCTCAGCCGCCACGGGAAAAGCAAGTCGAGATGTTCGAGGAATCGGTCCCGTAAGGTGTGATGAGTAACAGAAGAAGGTGATGGGTGCTGCACGGGGCTTGCAACTAAGCGATTCCGAGTTCGTAAGGAACTTCGAGAACGGCTAAACGGCGGCGAGATAGCGCAGAAGGTAACATTGACGCGCTAGTCCCGCTGCCCGGTCCAAGAAAACCAGGGCCACCTCACTTGCCCGGGACGCCCCACAACAACAACTGACCGCGACACCTTAAAGTTTGCCCGGGTTTGGCGGCCACCCGTCGAGAACATTTGTTGTGGAAGAGGGCGTTGTGCCAACTCAACGCCGACTCGTCGGTCAACAGAAGGGAGTCCGGAATGGTACGTTGGTGGATTGCTTGGCGCAGCCTGATATGCCGATTATTCTTTCTCTTCAGTTCTGTTGCTTCAATCGGGGGTATGTTCATATCGCTCCGTCCCACCCCGACGACGTTGCCGTGGTGGGGTATAGCCCTCCTCGTCGTCGCAGTGATTTTTGTCGTGGTTCTCGTAGTTTTCGAACTTCATGATCACAAGTACTGTCACGTCTTCGCGAAGACCGACACGGAAGGCATCAATAGATATATGCATCATTGGATCAAATACGGTAGCTTAGTCGCGATTTGGACCAGAGACATGAGCTGGGCCAATAGTGGGACGACTAAAGAGTTGTTGATGCAAAAAGCGCGAGACGGTGAGCTTATTCTTTGTATGCCATCGCCCACCGAACTAACTGACGAACTTACCGAAAATGGCGCGGAAGGTTGTTACTATGGAGCAGAACGCCACGAAACGCCGTCTTCACGCTTTACAATAACGAACTTCGGTCGAGATGGGAGCGCTGTTGCGGTCGGCCGAACCGTCGGGAGGACTCATGTGATTGAGGAGTTCAGTGCGGGCGCTCACCCGGCCTATCACATTGCTGCGGATCTTGTTGCCTTAGTCCGGTCAAGTCAGGCGCAGGTGCGATAGTGGCACCCATGAGACCTTGCCCTCCCAAGAGCCATAGTGAACTAGTAGGGGATTGGGATCGCCTAGCGGTGGAGCGCCACCGGCAGATTTCGTCTGGTGTCGATCTTAGTTTCGACCATGTTATTGCGCCAACAACCTGGAAGTTGCTGGAAGATTGCAATCGGTCGATTGTGCTTGATGTAGGATCGGGAACAGGAGAATTCACCGCGCAACTTGCGAAAGCAGCTGAAAGAGTTGTTGCGATAGAACCTGCGCAAGCCAGTACGGTAGTGGCTCGGAGCGTTTGCAAAACTATGACGAATGTCCGATTCGTTGAAGCGCCGCTTGAAGATGCGTTAGATCAATTGGTTGATGTAAGGGCGACAATGGCGGTGGCGGTAATGAGTTTAATGACTGCACCAGATCTTCGGAGGGTTGCGGACGCCCTCTATCAAGTTCTGAGGCCCGGAGGACGCTTTGCGGCCGTTCTCACCCACCCGTGCTTTTGGCCGAAGTATTGGGGGTACAATGATGCGCCTTGGTTCAATTACGAAACTGAGACATTCATCGAGGCGCCGTTCGCGATTTCGAAGTGCGCGACTGAGTTCGTCACCACACATATTCATCGTCCGTTGGAACAATACACAGCTACGTTTTCGGACGCAGGATTTCAACTAGAGAGGTTATTGGAACCAATGCCAAGGGATGAGGTGCAAGCACTGTATCCCGAACGATGGGCCTTTCCGCGGTTTATGGGGTTGAGGTGGGCGAGGGTGGCGTGAGAAGGATGGTGCCAGTCACTAGTCATCATGAGGAACGATGGAGTAGGTGTGAGGGATGATAGCCTCAGCGTACCATGAACTGCTCGACAGCGCACAGTGGAGGAAGACATCCGCCGGCGGTCCCCGGCCGCCCTTTACCGCAACCCTGGTGGCTTCTGCGCTCGGCCGGTGGGTTGATCCAGAC
Coding sequences:
- a CDS encoding Eco57I restriction-modification methylase domain-containing protein; this encodes MMKKAVAELEERRLALQEELDAKRDSAVRNRMGQFATPTGLAVDIQRYAKAHLGKNTRVRFIDPAIGTGSFYSALLDVFPQTRIGAAVGYEIDPHYGGPSAKLWGATGLDIRLEDFTRAEAPEAATKFNLLICNPPYVRHHHIDNGEKQRLKLRTQDACGVEINGLAGLYCYFLGLSHVWMADGSLAGWLIPSEFMDVNYGVSVKRYLLDKVTLLHIHRFDPSDVQFGDALVSSAVVWFRNEQPRIGHEVRFTYGGTLERPKLERLVPVETLRRERKWTGYPVKERPEVAAGPVLGDFFKIKRGLATGNNSYFILSVQEIERRVLPMEAFKPILPSPRFVLDDEIKGDLRGNPVLERRLFLLDPPWTENEIKERYPKLWAYLEEGKAEGIADRYLCRHRTLWYTQEFRPPAPFVCTYLGRSDKKSGRPFRFILNNSKATAANVYLMLYPKAPIERALQERPQLKRKVWEFLNEISPQAMLGEGRVYGGGLHKLEPNELGNVPAKAIAELLPGSAQPPREKQVEMFEESVP
- a CDS encoding class I SAM-dependent methyltransferase, with the translated sequence MERHRQISSGVDLSFDHVIAPTTWKLLEDCNRSIVLDVGSGTGEFTAQLAKAAERVVAIEPAQASTVVARSVCKTMTNVRFVEAPLEDALDQLVDVRATMAVAVMSLMTAPDLRRVADALYQVLRPGGRFAAVLTHPCFWPKYWGYNDAPWFNYETETFIEAPFAISKCATEFVTTHIHRPLEQYTATFSDAGFQLERLLEPMPRDEVQALYPERWAFPRFMGLRWARVA